One segment of Solanum stenotomum isolate F172 chromosome 1, ASM1918654v1, whole genome shotgun sequence DNA contains the following:
- the LOC125867446 gene encoding universal stress protein PHOS34: METVMEDEEYNWSEVKLHSLIPVVPEPELDRETGERRRGRDIVIAIDHGPNSKHAFDWAVTHLCRLADTLHLVHAVSSLKNEIVYEATQGLIEKLAVEAFSVAMVKTVARIVEGDAGKVICKEAERLKPSAVVMGTRGRGIIQSVLQGSVAEYCLHNCKIAPVIIVPGKEAGEVSVI, from the exons ATGGAAACGGTTATGGAAGATGAAGAGTACAATTGGAGCGAAGTGAAGCTTCATTCTCTCATACCCGTAGTGCCGGAGCCGGAGCTCGACAGAGAAACCGGCGAACGGCGTCGCGGCCGTGATATAGTGATCGCTATAGATCATGGTCCTAACAGCAAACACGCTTTTGATTGGGCCGTTACACACCTTTGCCGTCTCGCCGATACCCTTCATCTCGTTCACGCCGTCTCCA GTCTGAAAAATGAGATTGTTTATGAGGCTACACAGGGACTCATTGAGAAGCTTGCTGTTGAGGCTTTTTCGGTTGCTATG GTGAAGACAGTGGCTAGGATTGTGGAAGGAGATGCTGGAAAGGTAATTTGCAAGGAAGCAGAAAGGTTGAAGCCTTCAGCTGTGGTTATGGGAACCAGGGGACGTGGCATAATCCAAAG TGTACTGCAAGGAAGTGTCGCTGAGTATTGCTTACACAACTGTAAGATAGCACCAGTCATCATAGTTCCTGGAAAAG AAGCTGGGGAAGTCTCTGTGATTTAA